The DNA window CAGGGCAGATCTGAGAAGACGCCTCTCAAAGCTCAAAGAAGAGTCAATAGATCAAAAGAGGAAAAAGGGAGCCCGCTTTGACCTCTATAAGGTTGAAAGAGAAGGCTCATCCCAAGCCGCTCTTGTGGGACTTGCAAATTCTGGAAAGTCATCATTGCTCGCCTCACTCACCAATGCTGAACCAGTTATAGCCAATTATCCAATGTCAACCATGACACCCCTTCCAGGAATGATGCCCTTTGAAGATATACAAATACAGCTCGTTGACCTCCCTCCCCTGGGAAATGAGTCAACAGATGGGTGGGTATCCTCCATCATAAGGCTTACAGACGGCATCATCCTTCTCGTTGACCTGATAGAAAATCCCGCGGGGTCTGCCGAACTCCTTATCGAAACCCTTAAATCGTGGAATATTCATGTCCTCAAGCCTGGCGAAAAGTCTTCTGAACGTGGCGTTTCAAAGAGAGGTATAATTGTAGGGACAAAGTTTGATGTTCTTGGAGCTGAGAAAGGTTTTAACAATCTTGAAGACCGCTTAAGGGACAGCTACCCGGTTATTCCCTTTTCATCAAAACAGACAGACAAACAGGATTTATTAAAGAAAGCAATCTTCAACCTCATGGAAATCATAAGGGTCTATTCCAAGCAGCCAGGCAAAGACCCTGACTTTGAAAAACCTTTTACCCTGAAGAGGGGCTCGACGGTGCTTGATCTTTGCAGAGAGATACATAAAGACTTTTTATCAAAGCTAAAATATGCAAGAGTTTGGGGTTCAGCCCGATTTGATGGACAAAAGGTTCAGAAGGATTATATCCTTAAGGACAAAGATGTTGTAGAAATCCATATCTAATGATAGAATATAAACTTACCACAATAGAGAAAAAGCATAAACAAGAAATTCGTCAACAATTGCAACCAAACATTACGTGATTGCTACTCAACTTGCGAATGATATTTTGAAGCATTAAGAAAGAAATTATAAATGCGCGATGATTTTACTCAACAAACACTTGATATTCTAGCAAAGCGCGTTGGTGTTCGTTGCTCAAATCCGAGCTGCCGTAAGTTAACAACTGGACCACGAACTGAAGAAACAAAAATCGTGAATATTGGCGTAGGTTCGCATATCACTGCTGCTGCAACTGGAGGCCCACGATATGATTCAAGCTTATCTAGCGATGAACGCAAATCCGCCGATAATGGAATTTGGCTTTGTCAGAATTGCGCAAAACTAGTGGATAATGATCCTGTTCGATA is part of the Nitrospinota bacterium genome and encodes:
- a CDS encoding TGS domain-containing protein, coding for MPANLPPEYFEAERHFKKASTTVEKIAALEVLIATVPKHKGTDKLRADLRRRLSKLKEESIDQKRKKGARFDLYKVEREGSSQAALVGLANSGKSSLLASLTNAEPVIANYPMSTMTPLPGMMPFEDIQIQLVDLPPLGNESTDGWVSSIIRLTDGIILLVDLIENPAGSAELLIETLKSWNIHVLKPGEKSSERGVSKRGIIVGTKFDVLGAEKGFNNLEDRLRDSYPVIPFSSKQTDKQDLLKKAIFNLMEIIRVYSKQPGKDPDFEKPFTLKRGSTVLDLCREIHKDFLSKLKYARVWGSARFDGQKVQKDYILKDKDVVEIHI